In the Dehalococcoidales bacterium genome, CTTGAGCATAGGTACCTCCCAATTCAGCTACTTAGACATTGGTCATTGCAGGCTATTTGTGTGTGAAGTTTGTGGTACCTTCCTAGTGTAGTGTCTCCGAGTTCTCTTTACAATAATTGTTGACAATAATGCGTCGTAGTAGCCGGTGCCTCATTGTAAAGCTATGTTAGAGACACTACACTAACAGGGTGATGAAAAACCCTTTCGACCAACCCCCGTGCGGCCCATCTGGGCCGCCTCCCCCTTCCTGGCCAGGAAGGAGCCTTCTGCGGAAGGGGGAAAAGATTGTATCTGGGGGACACCCCCAGAATCTGGTTTCGGATTCTGCTAACGTCATTCTGTAAGAATGACGCCCAGACACCCCTGCCATAAGGGGGCGCCCCTGAGAAGGGCCGGAATCCCTCTGTACTCCCCTTTTTCATCAGTCTGCTAGAAGTCGGCGTTTCTTAACTCCAGGTATTTTGATTCCCGATTGTCACCAAAAAACGATTCCCAATTCTCTTTCATCAGAATTGGTGGATAAACGACTCCATTTATAAGTTCATCTCTTCTGTACCACCCAACTTCAACTATCCCCTCATCAATTGCACCTTGCGTCTGTTCCACTTGCCCACCGACGATATTACAGAGGAACCAAATCTTGACCATTCTATAGCGATTAGAAAGCAAATCTTCAACGAAGAGTAATTTATAGGGGCTTACTTCGAGTCCTGTTTCCTCTTCCACCTCCCTCATCAAAGCCTGGGTAATACTCTCGTCGTTGCCGTGCACACCTCCACCTGGTCCAACAAGGTAACTTCTACTGTGCCGATCATTATATCTGACGAGTAGAATTCTCTCCTCTTGTATTATTATGGCTCCGGTGGCAATTCTTTGTTCTCTACTCATATTTTTCATATCTACGGGTAATATCTAATTGAACCGCATTGTTAATATAGCACACTCTGAATGATTTAGTTCACAGGTTTCCAATAATGCCCTTAAGTTCCCAAAATACACGCCAGCAGGCCGAATTGCCCGCTACTGCCGTTCGCTAATTCCAGAACGATACCTGTTGTGTTTCTGTGACTTTCTGTTGATACTCTCCGGGCGGTTTGTGACATTTATGTGACTTCGCATATGTAGTATATGGAGTATGAGAACTGATTCGGCCATTTCCCACAAAGTGCACGAGGGGATTTAATCCAAGGGTGGTTAAAAATGGTCAGTAGGGCGTATAACCCTCTTGAACGATTGTTTGGGGGGATAGAATTTTGGTTAGAAGAGATGTGGTTGTCGGGGTATTCATTACGGCTTTCCTCGCACTTGGTCTTTGCGCCAAGGATGCGTTGGAGCAAGCGGTGGCTGGGCGTGGGGGGGCAATCATGACAGAGATGGTCAATTCATGGCCCGGTCTAGTGATTGCGTTAGTGGTGTTGGGCTTTTCAGGTTGGTGGTTAATAAGAGACACAAGAAAAGCAGAGCGGAAAGAACAAGAACGGCAAGCAGAACTACAGGCAGTCTTGGAACGTATGGACAAGGCGCTAGAGCAAAATACTGCCATACTATCACGACTGGAGGCACGAGATGGCTCAGAGAATACCACATCAGAAGAGTGACCACATAAACTGCAAACACTGTGGTTCTGAGGCCGTCGGTAAGTACGGCACCCGCAGTGGCATACAGCGTTACTGGTGCAAGGTCTGCAAGCGCAAGTTCGTGGACAAGGACACTCTGCCCAAGATGAGGACGCCCGTGAAGGTTATCGCCTCTGCTGTAGGTATGTACTACGGGGGGATGCCACTGGACAGCATACAGCGCCAGATAGAGCAGGACTACGGACTCCGTATGTCTGAGCCTGGCATCTATTGGGTAGTACGCTTCTCAAGGGATGCCGTAATCAAGGCTAAAGAGTTCAGGCCAAAAGTTGGTGATACGTGGATAGCTGATGAAACGGTGATTAAGTCTGGTGGTAAGAATATCTGGTTTTGGGACATTATAGACGCTGATACCAGATACTTGTTAGCTACGTATATATCGGAAACCCGCAAAACTAAAGACGCTCAAGCGCTCATGGAGAAAGCTACCAAAGCTGTGGGCAAAGTGCCGAAGGATGTTGTTACTGACCGCCTAAGAGCCTATATAGACGGCATAGAACTAACCTTCGGCTCTGAGACCAAACATATTCAGAGTAAGCCATTTGAGGAAGGCAACCTGACCATCGGATTGAATATCATATTCTCGGCTTATTTTAAGCTGAAGATGGATGAGCGGAATGGGGCACTTGCCTCTGGCAACGGACCGCTGCTGGCCGCAATGTAATCTGCGCATAGATACTTAGCTACTGCTAATAATATGAGCAGGAAAACCGATGACGCTCCACTAGTCGAGTGCCATTCCATCGATGGATAGGCGGAATGTCAAACATGGAGAGTCGAAGGAATGAAGAATGTCAAGAAAGCTGCTGAAGTAACCGCCCAGTTCTTCGGCATGGTTGTCGGCAACAATTTCACCACACCCCCTGGTTAATCTCTGAACTGTACTCAAGGCTGGAATTGTCCTGCCAGGGGTGATTTCTTAGCGGGTAGACCAAAGCAGAAGGTGAATAAGGAATTTTCATCGTCGTTCTAGAATATCAAAACGCACACCATGTATCACACCACCTATGCCGACGATTAGTCAGGTCAAACGTAGCAGGCGGTTATCGTGAATCAACCCCGATTGAACTTAACCAGTAAGAACTACGAAATCATAGCTGAGCTTCTTGAGAAAAGCGCCGAACTGGTCAGAACCGAAGACGTGGCGCTGGTCAGGAGGAAGTACGACCTCCTTACCAAAGTGGTCAAGGCCAATTCGACAGCGGCAAGAATGTCCGCGGTCATGGAGTTCAGAGCGACCGCCAAGGAGCTACTCAACAGTCGAGACACCTTTATAGCGTGGAAGAATGAGGATACTACGCCAGCCATGGGTCTGACAGAAAATTGATCATTACCGATAACAGCGCTCAAAGCAGCATAGGGCTGGCCGTGCTAGGCCTCTACCGGGATAAACTCACCCCGCCGGTGCAGATTGAACTGAAGGTCCGTGGCGGGCAGCAGGTTCTGGTAGTGACCGGGCCACAGGCCACGTTGGAGAGCAATTCCTTCGGCTGGGGACGGCTCGATGAACGGACCAAGGCCCTCTGGCAAGCGACATCCGTACTGGGGTGGTCATTACCCCTTGAGCTCCTCCAACAGATACCGCCAGACCAGGAGCGTCTCATTCGGGGGAGCAAGTGAAGCGGCTCCCCAGGTCGTGGCGCTACGCGGGGGTAGAATATGGCAAACAGGAGGTTCTGATGTGACACTAACGGACGGTCGAGGGGATCTACCTCCTGAGCGGTGACCGAATGCGAAGTAAGGAACGGTTTGAGGAACTGGCGCAATACCTGATCGAAGTGCCTTCTTGGTAGAGAGTCCCCGGAAGAGGGTTTTATAGCTGTTACCATAGGTCTCACTAAGACAGGCCTGGAGACGGTTAAGGTAGCGGGTGACCCCCGCCCCACTCGGTCCCACAGTCGGGTGAAACCCTTACATAGCACCTACTCTTCGGAAAAGCGGACAGGAGTTAGATCCTATTTCCAGAGAGCCATAGGCGCTGGTCCATCTGCATCTGCTTTGTCAGTGTGGTCTTCGGTAAGCACCTCGCGGAAACGCTTCTAGACAAAGGGATAGATTCCCTTCACATCATAGTGGCACTCCAGTAACTCCAGCAGGAACAGCTGACCCGTGGAATAGGAACCTTCCATAACAATAACAGCCTGATGTCTCTGGAGGAGCACCGTTGTAATGATCTCACATCGTAATCATGGTGCCGGGGCACTTGCATTCCTCACCTCCAACCTTGTCAGAAGTGACACCGACGTAATCGGTGTATAGCTTAGTCGGCAAGGCTCTTGTGTATCCGTGTGGGGTGCCCTTAGTGATCGTATCACTTGTTGAGCTAGGGTCCCCAGTGACAGAGATCGGGATGGTGTGAAGCTCCATTCGCCGAGGAGCAAGGTTCATGAGGAATCCAGTGAGTGCACCATAACCATGGAAAGCCCGAAACTCAGAGCTATCATCTCTATATACTCCAGGTGGTCTGCCTTGGGAAATAGGGCCATTACAGGTGTGTAGCCGGGAAAGAAAAGTAGAAAAGGCAGCCCGAGGGTGAGATGCGGAGTGCACTGGATGGAAAGATCGAGAGAATGATAATAAAAAGTGCTGTCAGTGCATTTATCAGGAAAAGCATGTTCGCGAATCTTCTTATCATATACAAATCAATCATGCCATGATTCCTGTCCCCTGAAAAAGACTCGTTCGGTAACACTCTGTTTTGACGTAACACGAGTACTACACTATAGAGCTTCATATATGAGCCCGTTTTTTGATTTACCGGAACTCAGGCAAGTCTCACGGTATAATTGTATGACAGGAGTGAAGGTGAGGACTGGATTGGTATCCGCTGCACAGCTTGCTAGGGTGTGCTAATTATTCGGATAGACATACGTCCTCTCAGTCACGAATCAACTCTTTGGGAAGGGAAAACGAGTCAGGTATTTTTTCACGTATTCAATAGCATCTACCTGACGGGGATCGATTCCACCAAGCACGGCCAGGTATAAACTGAGATAATCACCAAAAAGAGCCAGGCTCATCATCTGGGCCAGAGGGCTTTTCCCGGTGGACTGCACTACGGTATGCTTGATATCCACCTTTTCAAGTAGTTTCCTATTAGCCTTATAGTGAAGCTGTACTCGTGGATGCAGCAGGTCAGAGTACAGCAGTATTACGAATAGATTTTCTCTAAGAGTAGAAGTAGATTCATAACCCACGACTACATTGTGGCTGAGCTCCGGGAACTGTTCGGATACGGCCCAGGTCTTGCTGTTCTCGTTGAGTTGCGTCTTCCATCGGCGTGCAACTGGTGCCAGTATACCATCACCATATACTGCTATCATGTGGTCCGGAAGCCGGACTGCCAGCTATTTTACCGGGTTGGAGATCAGTGGTGTGTCCTCTCGATAGTCATACTGCACACGAAACAGCAAGGTCAGTGCCTCCTGGACATTTATGGACTGGTCTGCCAGCGCATCCACGTTCTGTAGAATGCTGAGTAGAGGCAGGAAGCTGTGCGGGAAGCCCGCTCTGGGAAGTGCTTCTGCTTCTATGATGAAGGAGGGAATGCCTGCCTGTCTGGCTTGCTCACCGAGTCGACCTCCGGTGGTGATAGCTATCTTCCTGGCGGGACTACGGATTGCCGCAGTGAAAGCGGAGACAATCTCCTCGGTATTCCCGGAGTAGCTTGAGGCTATTAGCAGGGTGTCTTCGTCGACAAACGAGGGCAGACCGTAGTCCTGGTGCACGAGGACGGGTACACGGCCTTCAGTAAGTGCCAGACTCCTGGCCATCTCGCCTCCAATGGCAGAAGCACCCATGCTAAGGACGATGACCTTTCCCACGCGAGCCGCGCCTGCTCCGGGAACTCATGAAGGTAAGAGAGCATCCGTGCCACACCGGGTTGTTGGTAGCTCTCTGAACTATCAAGATTGACCATGTCTACTGACCTGGACCTTTCGTAGGGTGACCTGCGGCCTGCCTATTGCCGATGTAGCCAACTATACCGCACATGTCTGCTCCTCAAGAATCCCGTACCCGTCTCTGCGGGCGTTCCTGCTTATACCATATAGAAAAATTCTATGCCAGGCATGTAGTAAAGTCAACACGAGGGGTCTCTCCAATATACTCACCGTCCACGTAACCTGAAAAGTGTATAGTGTGTTCTGGACACCCGCACATCCTGATATTGGCATTGGTAAAGGTGAGTAGTATAAGATACAATTGATGGCTATAGACGTGTGTGGCAAAAGTTCGTGGGCGCAGTGGAGCTGACATGCAGGTGGCAATACTTGCCGGAGGATTGGCGAGCAGGCTCGGATACTTGACCGAGAGCCGCCCCAAGTCCCTAATGATGTTCAAAGGTAAGCCGTTTCTCGAATACCAGCTTGAGCAACTTCGGCAGGCCGGAATTAAGGACATCGTTCTGTGCATAGGATACCTGGGAGAGCAGATTCAAGAGTGTATCGGAAACGGGGAGAAGTATGGGATGCATATCCGGTACAGCGTTGAGAAGACGCCCCTCGGTACTGCTGGTGCTCTCAGGAAGGCTGAGCCTCTGCTTACTGACCCATTTTTCACGCTGTATGGGGATTCGTACGTCTTTGTTGACTTTGGCAGAATAATACGCCATTTTCTTTCTAAGGATAGGTTGGCTCTGATGACAGTTTACAGGAACTACGACCGATTCGACAGCAGCAACACGGCGTTCAACGGAAGGATCGTCACTCGGTATGATAAGGAAGTGAAAACAGAGGACATGGTCTATATTGACTACGGAGTTAACGTCTTCAGGAAACAGGTCTTGGACATGATTCCAGAGGGTCGGTCTTACTCGCTGGGAGACATCTTTCGTGGACTTATTGCCACGGAGGACCTGCTGGCCTTCGAGGTCGAGCAGCGCTTCTACGAGATAGGCTCTCCACAGGGACTCAAAGACTTCAGGAAGTTTGTCGGGAGTGCAGCATGATACTCTCAAGGGCTCCATCCAGGATTACGCTCGGTGGTGGGGGAACGGACCTGGAATCTTATTACTCTAAACACGGAGGGTTTCTGATTGCTGGCGGGATCAACAAGTACTGCAGCATCCTGGCCAATCACAGGTTCTACAATAGTATCCGCCTTAGCTACTCTCAAGCAGAGATCAGAGACAGTATTGACGAGATAGAGCACAGGATTTTCAAAGCGGCGCTCATGCTTCTTGGAATTGACAGTGCGATAGAACTGCACTCCACGGCGGACATTCCCTCCGGTTGCGGCCTGGGTACCTCTTCCAGCTTCACTGTTGCCCTACTGAACGCGCTACACGCATACAAGCGGGACTTCGTAGGCCACTGTCAGCTTGCCGAAGAAGCCTGCCATATAGAGATCGACATTCTAGGGGAACCTATCGGTAAGCAAGACCAGTACATGGCTGCTTACGGCGGGCTGACCTGTCTCACGTTCGAGAAGAATGGAAGAGTCTTTGTGGAGCCCCTGAGGGTCTCGCGTGAGACGATTGACCAGCTGGAGACCAATGTTCTTCTCTTTTTCACGGGCAAGGAAAGGAGTGCCTCTGAGATACTTATCGAACAGGACACCAAGTCCAAACAGGACGACCCTGACATGATCAACAACCTTCACCGCATCAAGGATATCGGCCTCGAGATGAGGAAGTACCTGGAGAATGGAAAGCCAGATGCATTAGGGGAGCTTCTCCATACCCACTGGGAGATAAAGAGGAAGCGTTCCAAGAATATGTCTGACGCTTGTATCGACGAATATTATGAGCTTGCGCGAAAGAACGGTGCGGCTGGTGGGAAGCTTATCGGGGCTGGCGGCGGCGGATTCCTAATGTTCTACTGCGAAAACAGTCACAAGCACAGTGTTATTAAGGCTATGCTGCAACGCGGTCTGAGATGGGAAAGGTTCCGGTTTGACACGGAGGGTACCAAGATTCTGGTGGATACGTAGAGGAGGCCATGTGAAGGGCAGTCAATACATGTGAAGAGCAGTCAATACATTGAAGACTATCTTAAAGAGGCAGCGAGGATTGTCAGAGAGCTCTCAATAGCCGACGTAGATAAGGCCGTTGCTCTCCTTTTTGATGCGTGGAAGAAAAACAATAACGTTTTCACATGCGGTAACGGCGGTTCTGCTTCCACGGCAACTCATTTTGCCTGTGACCTGACGAAGACTGTTGCACCACCCGGCAAGAGAGGGTTCAAGGTGGAGTGTCTGAACGACAATATCCCGCTGGTACTCGCGCTTGTCAATGATGACGGTTTTGACAACCTGTTCAGCGAGCAGCTCAAGACTAAAGCGCAGAAAGGCGATGTCCTCATTTGTATCAGTGTCCATGGTGGTTCGGGAAAGGACAAGGCAGGACCGTGGTCACAGAATCTCCTTAAGGCAATGGAATACATGCGGGAGAATGGGGGCAGGACGATAGGATTGAGCGGCTTCGATGGTGGAGCGATGAAAGACCTGGCCGATGTCTCAATTGTTGTTCCGGTGGACTCTACCCCCCACGTTGAGTCCTTCCACCTGGTACTGGAGCACCTCATCTGCAGCTGCCTCAGAGAGAGGTTGGCGGAGAATTGAGCAGTATGGCGGCAGTATTCCTTGACAGAGACGGGGTGATAAACGAACTCGTCTACTACGAGGAGCATGGTATAATCGATTCCCCGTTCACCGTGGGCCAGTTCAGACTTCTTCCGGGTGTTACTGAGGCAGTCCGACAGTTGCGTGATGATGGTTACAAGGTGGTCCTCGTCTCGAACCAGCCGGGTATTGCCAAGGGACACATGTCTCGGGAGGCCTTTGACAGAATCAAGGAGAGAATGAAAGAAGAGCTGGCCAAAGGAGGAGCTTGCCTTGACGGCGAGTACTACTGTCTGCACCACCCTGAGGCGGTGGTAGCAGAACTGAGAACCAGTTGTGAATGCCGGAAACCCAAACCGGGGTTGCTCCTTCGAGCGGCAAGGGACTTTGACATAGACTTGTCCAAATCATGGATGATAGGAGATGGCCTGACAGATGTGTTGGCTGGGAAAGCAGCCGGATGCCAGACGATACTCCTTGGCAGGATGAAGTGTGATGTGTGTCGACTGATGGATGACCTGGATGCGAGGCCGGATGGCGTCGCGACACACCTGGCGGAGGCGGTCGGGATTATCATCGGAAAGAAAGGTTTAGCATGCAGATCTTCATTGATACGGCGAGTGTAAGTGAGATAGAGAGATGGCTTGGCATGGGAGTGATAGATGGTGTTACCACCAATCCCAGCATCATGCTGAAAGATGGCATGTACAACCTGGAGCGAGGGGCTAAGGCAATCGCTGCCCTGGTTGACCCGCTTCCTACAAGTGTCGAAGTAACCACAAACGATCTTGACGGAATGATTATCCAGGCGCAGAGGATTGCGTCCTGGGCACCGAACATGGTCGTCAAGATACCGCAGATTACGCCGGATGGTATACCCTGCTATGGTGTAATTTGTAGGCTCGAGGCAGAGGGAATAAGGGTTAACGCTACGGTCGCCTTGTCATTGGGACAGGTGATTCTGGCGGCAAAGTCTGGCGCGAGCTATATCAGCATCTTTGGCGGCAGAATTGCTGATGAGGGCGGTGATGCACCCGAGGTCATCAGGATGGCAGCGGACTGGCTAGAGCAATGGAACTTCAAGAGCCGGCTGGTCATCGGGAGCATCAGGTCAGTTGGTGACATCTTGAACGCTGCAATGGCTGGCGCCCATGTCGTCACTATCCCTCCGCAGTTTCTGGACAAGATGGCAGACCATAGGTTTACCAGGGAAACCGTAAGACAGTTTACTGACGACGCCCAGAAGGCCCTGGAGATGATGGAGAGTATCGGAAGCTGACTAGGCAATGAACAGACCTCAAGGTTGTCCCACTTTCGCTGACCACATACAATGCGGCATGCTTCATCCTTCTTATCCCCATACCGCAGTTATACTAGAATCTAAGCGTTTAATGCAACCACTTTTACCTTGTCTATCGGCGAGCCACTTACATCCCACCAGCAAGCTGACGGGTATTTAGCAGAGGTTTGATAAAAAGGAATGAGGAAAAAAGAAACTTGTCCCGCTATTACTATAGTTATATGTGCCCTTAACGAAGAGGAAAACCTACCCTATGTTTTACCTAAAATACCGGGTTCGGTAAATGAGGTCCTTCTTGTTGACGGACATTCTACCGATGCAACTGTTGAAGTAGCAAAAAAGCTATGCCCTAAAATTAGAGTGCTATATCAGTCCGGTAAAGGGAAGGGTGATGCTATAAAATTCGGGGTCAGTCAGGCCACTGGTGATATCATTATTACTCTCGATGCTGACGGTCAGACCAACCCGGAGGATATTGATAGATTTATTGCCCCCCTTCTCAATGGATACGACCTCGCTAAAGGTACACGCTTGGCTCACAGTCGTCCACCGAATATGTCCAAACACCGATGGTTCGGCAATAAGATTCTCGCAATCACATCAAATATTCTATATGGTACTAAATACACTGATATATGTTCTGGCTATAATGCTTTCTGGAAAAGCGCTTTCCAGCACCTGAAACTTGCTACTAACGGCTACGAAAAACAAATCCGAGCAGTGCGCCAGACACATTCGCCATCACCAAAAAGAGGGCATTGGAATAAAGTGGCACGCGAACAAGTGTCCTGGCTCTATCCGTGGACGTAATGATTCCGATGATATCCGCGATAAATCTGTAGAGTTGAGATTCCTTCAATTTCATTTGGTTGATATGTTACCCTTAAAACAGCAAGCTCCCGAGTTTCCCATAAAGTCTACTTTACATCTACCCATATTTGAAGCTGCATGTAAGGATCGATTAACTCATTTTTAAATAGCAGGAACTCTACTTTCTGATGATTCCCTACCTCCCGGGGTTTGAAAGTGGCGATAGCCTCATATTTCTCGTCGTTTTTAAGAACTATCGGACCAAGAGTGCTAACTGCAATTCCATCTATCTTTGTTTCAATCTTATAGCTCACATCCTGTTGCTCATGATTGATAATGCCTAGAGTTACGTTCTCTGTATCACCCAAATTAAGCTCTGTTGGATAATTACTAGCCTTGCCCTCCAGATTCAATACATAAAACTCCGTAAATCTCTCGCTCGTTTTAGGCACGGCAACAGTATATACTACGGCCCCAATCGTACCAAGTATAACGAATACCAGAATAATGGATAAAATCTTTTCTACTGAATTTCGCTTACCCCATGAAGCAAGGTCAATATGGAACGCCAACTTCTCTTCATCTAGTAGTCTCCGTTGGCTCAACCACGCAATTGCTGAAGTAATAGCCACAACAGCGGAGAGAGAGTAGAGGATGGAATTCAGGGTGATACCCCATGACGTATAGTTCAAAGCTAACCCGATAAGCGGCACTATGACAAGACTGAGTCCAAAGGATAAAGCAAAACGCTCGATGTCATTAAGACTCTCTCTTCTGGGGAACAAAGCGGAAAGCGAAGTGTATCCCGGAAAGAACAGTAAGAACGGCAGACCCAGGATTATCCTCAAGACATTATCGGGCAAAAAAGCGATTAACAGAATTAGCAAAAGCGTAAGTGCATTTATGCATAGAAGTATGTGGTTGGTTCTTATCCTCACACTGAAACACTCCGTAACAGGACAAGATATTTAGTACGATTATATCATATGTGATACGTCGTAGTATGACTAGGCTGTATCCCATAACTAGTGGAAATTCGATCTGGCCATATACTACCCCGGTGTACCATCTCAGTCAATCCATTTAGGCAACCAGTATTTCCTCTAAGAATTCCAGTCTGATTGGTTCCTGCTCCAAAGTCTTTGATGCATCTGAGGTGGTCCCTAAAACTTGGACAGATGGTTAAGAGCGGGTTCTGCTCCTATAATGAATACGGAATAGGAGGAGAACATGAAACAGAACCGAAGAAAGCACACCCCATCGTTCAAAGCCAGAGTAGCTCTGGAAGCATTAAAAGGTGAAGAAACAATAGCCGAACTGGCCAATAGATTTGAGGTTCACCCCAGTCAGATTTGCAAATGGAAGAATTCTCTGGCTGAGGGCGCCGCCGGCATCAGCTTTATCTTTGTTTTCCTGGGACACAACTCGCTCCTTTCACTCTCTGGTCAGTCTACTACCTCTAAAGGAGCTTGTGCCACCCGCCTGGAGTGTACGGTTTTAGTGACCCCTTTTGTGTCCCATTATCGCTGACGGTCTACACTGAGCGAGGCCAGGATTCAGACGGAGGCTGAAGTGATGGCGCAAGGGCCCGAGCACATAGACGTTGAGATGGTGAAGTCATACGCTCAGGATCTGAGAAATGTGCTGGAAGAGGCCAGTTTTA is a window encoding:
- a CDS encoding SIS domain-containing protein; amino-acid sequence: MAVRLPDHMIAVYGDGILAPVARRWKTQLNENSKTWAVSEQFPELSHNVVVGYESTSTLRENLFVILLYSDLLHPRVQLHYKANRKLLEKVDIKHTVVQSTGKSPLAQMMSLALFGDYLSLYLAVLGGIDPRQVDAIEYVKKYLTRFPFPKS
- a CDS encoding HAD family hydrolase, whose translation is MAAVFLDRDGVINELVYYEEHGIIDSPFTVGQFRLLPGVTEAVRQLRDDGYKVVLVSNQPGIAKGHMSREAFDRIKERMKEELAKGGACLDGEYYCLHHPEAVVAELRTSCECRKPKPGLLLRAARDFDIDLSKSWMIGDGLTDVLAGKAAGCQTILLGRMKCDVCRLMDDLDARPDGVATHLAEAVGIIIGKKGLACRSSLIRRV
- a CDS encoding GHMP kinase, which gives rise to MILSRAPSRITLGGGGTDLESYYSKHGGFLIAGGINKYCSILANHRFYNSIRLSYSQAEIRDSIDEIEHRIFKAALMLLGIDSAIELHSTADIPSGCGLGTSSSFTVALLNALHAYKRDFVGHCQLAEEACHIEIDILGEPIGKQDQYMAAYGGLTCLTFEKNGRVFVEPLRVSRETIDQLETNVLLFFTGKERSASEILIEQDTKSKQDDPDMINNLHRIKDIGLEMRKYLENGKPDALGELLHTHWEIKRKRSKNMSDACIDEYYELARKNGAAGGKLIGAGGGGFLMFYCENSHKHSVIKAMLQRGLRWERFRFDTEGTKILVDT
- a CDS encoding DDE-type integrase/transposase/recombinase, which produces MAQRIPHQKSDHINCKHCGSEAVGKYGTRSGIQRYWCKVCKRKFVDKDTLPKMRTPVKVIASAVGMYYGGMPLDSIQRQIEQDYGLRMSEPGIYWVVRFSRDAVIKAKEFRPKVGDTWIADETVIKSGGKNIWFWDIIDADTRYLLATYISETRKTKDAQALMEKATKAVGKVPKDVVTDRLRAYIDGIELTFGSETKHIQSKPFEEGNLTIGLNIIFSAYFKLKMDERNGALASGNGPLLAAM
- a CDS encoding glycosyltransferase family 2 protein, translating into MRKKETCPAITIVICALNEEENLPYVLPKIPGSVNEVLLVDGHSTDATVEVAKKLCPKIRVLYQSGKGKGDAIKFGVSQATGDIIITLDADGQTNPEDIDRFIAPLLNGYDLAKGTRLAHSRPPNMSKHRWFGNKILAITSNILYGTKYTDICSGYNAFWKSAFQHLKLATNGYEKQIRAVRQTHSPSPKRGHWNKVAREQVSWLYPWT
- a CDS encoding transaldolase family protein; the protein is MQIFIDTASVSEIERWLGMGVIDGVTTNPSIMLKDGMYNLERGAKAIAALVDPLPTSVEVTTNDLDGMIIQAQRIASWAPNMVVKIPQITPDGIPCYGVICRLEAEGIRVNATVALSLGQVILAAKSGASYISIFGGRIADEGGDAPEVIRMAADWLEQWNFKSRLVIGSIRSVGDILNAAMAGAHVVTIPPQFLDKMADHRFTRETVRQFTDDAQKALEMMESIGS
- a CDS encoding NUDIX domain-containing protein; amino-acid sequence: MSREQRIATGAIIIQEERILLVRYNDRHSRSYLVGPGGGVHGNDESITQALMREVEEETGLEVSPYKLLFVEDLLSNRYRMVKIWFLCNIVGGQVEQTQGAIDEGIVEVGWYRRDELINGVVYPPILMKENWESFFGDNRESKYLELRNADF
- a CDS encoding sugar phosphate nucleotidyltransferase, giving the protein MAILAGGLASRLGYLTESRPKSLMMFKGKPFLEYQLEQLRQAGIKDIVLCIGYLGEQIQECIGNGEKYGMHIRYSVEKTPLGTAGALRKAEPLLTDPFFTLYGDSYVFVDFGRIIRHFLSKDRLALMTVYRNYDRFDSSNTAFNGRIVTRYDKEVKTEDMVYIDYGVNVFRKQVLDMIPEGRSYSLGDIFRGLIATEDLLAFEVEQRFYEIGSPQGLKDFRKFVGSAA
- a CDS encoding SIS domain-containing protein; protein product: MKSSQYIEDYLKEAARIVRELSIADVDKAVALLFDAWKKNNNVFTCGNGGSASTATHFACDLTKTVAPPGKRGFKVECLNDNIPLVLALVNDDGFDNLFSEQLKTKAQKGDVLICISVHGGSGKDKAGPWSQNLLKAMEYMRENGGRTIGLSGFDGGAMKDLADVSIVVPVDSTPHVESFHLVLEHLICSCLRERLAEN
- a CDS encoding DUF1616 domain-containing protein — its product is MRIRTNHILLCINALTLLLILLIAFLPDNVLRIILGLPFLLFFPGYTSLSALFPRRESLNDIERFALSFGLSLVIVPLIGLALNYTSWGITLNSILYSLSAVVAITSAIAWLSQRRLLDEEKLAFHIDLASWGKRNSVEKILSIILVFVILGTIGAVVYTVAVPKTSERFTEFYVLNLEGKASNYPTELNLGDTENVTLGIINHEQQDVSYKIETKIDGIAVSTLGPIVLKNDEKYEAIATFKPREVGNHQKVEFLLFKNELIDPYMQLQIWVDVK